In Bos mutus isolate GX-2022 chromosome 2, NWIPB_WYAK_1.1, whole genome shotgun sequence, one DNA window encodes the following:
- the C2H2orf66 gene encoding LOW QUALITY PROTEIN: uncharacterized protein C2orf66 homolog (The sequence of the model RefSeq protein was modified relative to this genomic sequence to represent the inferred CDS: inserted 2 bases in 1 codon): MPKAFLLLAGALVLPGLVQGVMLRNEEKWKPXNIPRNRDLFFRTLQAYFKRRGLDLGRFSDTFSMNENPRPLSFQSELIASAFADYEQQKNSLSNYVKG, translated from the exons ATGCCCAAAGCATTCCTGCTGCTGGCTGGTGCCCTGGTGCTCCCTGGGCTTGTGCAAGGAGTCAtgctgagaaatgaagaaaaatggaagCC CAACATTCCTAGAAACCGAGATCTG ttTTTTAGAACTCTTCAGGCATATTTTAAACGAAGAGGTCTTGACCTTGGGAGGTTTTCAGATACTTTCTCCATGAATGAGAATCCCAGGCCTCTCTCTTTCCAGTCAGAACTTATTGCTTCTGCATTTGCAGATTATGAACAACAGAAAAACTCCCTCTCCAATTACGTCAAAGGCTGA